A DNA window from Helianthus annuus cultivar XRQ/B chromosome 15, HanXRQr2.0-SUNRISE, whole genome shotgun sequence contains the following coding sequences:
- the LOC110913655 gene encoding uncharacterized protein LOC110913655, producing MENIATPEKQPATSQPQQFSPTPTQPSPNITIPVPPQQPQSTQPTSTSPVPSFSTFFPNFDNNQPTSTQTTSLQHPTTTQTVNLQQSSPYVRIIPDDTPSPIQTQAPNATSIQQATRPVISQQSQPMPNLYRSTIYDQGNNSGDFMVVDYAPSLTYEQPQVVLGRPFLYTTNAQIDCRSGMVTMSYKNRKLYFNVFLKTISYDPVNDACHTVATNEHDSSVTKDRLEASGYRVKKSSVRRPFGGGKPPDGGSGWGNETVVNPNQSETVTLPKRWMDMYGETCEGKRAAEPP from the coding sequence ATGGAGAACATAGCAACACCGGAGAAACAACCCGCAACTTCACAACCACAACAATTCTCGCCAACACCTACCCAACCTTCACCAAACATTACCATACCAGTTCCACCACAACAACCGCAATCTACACAACCTACCTCTACATCTCCAGTACCATCATTCTCAACCTTTTTCCCAAACTTTGATAACAATCAACCAACTTCCACCCAAACAACATCTCTTCAACACCCAACTACAACCCAGACTGTCAATTTACAGCAGTCGTCTCCTTACGTTAGAATCATTCCTGATGACACTCCATCACCGATTCAAACTCAAGCACCTAATGCAACATCAATTCAGCAAGCCACTCGACCGGTTATTTCACAACAAAGTCAGCCAATGCCAAATCTTTATAGATCAACCATCTATGATCAAGGAAACAACTCAGGTGATTTTATGGTAGTCGATTATGCACCATCGCTTACATACGAGCAGCCACAGGTAGTTTTGGGTCGCCCATTCCTATATACCACGAATGCCCAAATTGATTGTCGAAGCGGAATGGTCACCATGAGCTATAAGAATCGTAAGTTGTACTTTAATGTGTTTTTAAAAACTATTTCTTACGATCCTGTTAATGATGCTTGTCATACAGTTGCTACTAATGAACATGATTCAAGTGTGACAAAGGACAGGTTAGAGGCGAGTGGATATCGGGTGAAGAAGTCAAGTGTGAGAAGGCCATTTGGCGGAGGAAAACCACCTGATGGTGGGTCTGGATGGGGTAATGAAACTGTAGTTAACCCCAACCAAAGTGAAACGGTGACCCTCCCTAAAAGATGGATGGATATGTACGGAGAGACATGCGAGGGAAAACGTGCAGCTGAACCACCCTGA